A single Anopheles funestus chromosome 2RL, idAnoFuneDA-416_04, whole genome shotgun sequence DNA region contains:
- the LOC125765377 gene encoding polycomb protein Scm — protein sequence MSGADGTPDKSSTDRKSGDSASSSSNSNTNNESDERGKTSAVSSSSSKPSETYDRKKVNSSTEDGGNSNAASTRTLKRLSDGNTGNASAASSTSGDVCKPDDRNQAAAGGSNGVPGSQKCGICLEEKNPLNYILPMDGNTKAFCSESCIMEFRKSGQRTCIQCDNVVRANAPNPNFCSTFCLKKYQKKRSPSLMNPFDDLRTNSSNNNNNTNSHNHNNNNSPNSNGSNGSSNGSRRSQGGGNISPGRTATQQTTRISPVTTTQTGAFQYESFHVFDWSEYLRESGSVPAPAECFKQALAPPKNEFKIGMKLEALDPRNITSTCIATVVGVLGSRLRLRLDGGDNKNDFWRLVDSNEIHPIGHCEKSGEMLKPPLGFRLNASSWPTFLSKTLNGAVMAPEYIFVPEPPTPKCNLFQVGQKLEAVDKKNPQLICCATVNEVKEDQIHVTFDGWRGAFDYWCRYDSRDIFPVGWCATSCHPMQPPGQKNKLDGSGHRSKTGRSSFAMVSESSPDTMQPATLVTAHFHSRCRGGPHINSSKLPSMVTAPNHQTLAKLCLQEVLAASHDHSLLSPLLFGLDGDVHIVTAAGKNFTVKIPAYIKQKANAGVSEFLEMLCSACQACPKLITLEPGPEQCEDCMVHSSPLKRTIKTEPRATAAASPPPTAASSPKASATGRTSAGGHELRSAKESTKDKESHLRSPSPKRRAVTSSSEQKGTDRNAQEESKTPTSTSSLPTKKERIEPSSSVTTTTVNAKLASKTSAGHRSTKTDTSGANQTLSSSSSTVTTVATSSTTNQHKSSTAATPVSQPTSSATVSTTSGSSKPITTTGTIAIKMEVQTGNVAAVGAAQATAAVAATSAVTVPAAAAAVPYHPAPIVTPLMPGVCAIGPAVAMTSVPGSLIPVVAATSSNPYQTMTNAAPAGPQACANTGGVGNYFSTTPSGMMPLVPSISPAISQMPRGQTTDWTIEDVIQFIAVQDPSLAIHADLFRKHEIDGKALLLLNSDMMMKYMGLKLGPALKIINLVSRVKGRRHNLC from the exons ATGTCCGGTGCTGACGGAACACCAGACAAATCCTCCACGGATAGGAAAAGTGGCGATTCCGCTTCTTCGAGCAGCAATAGTAACACCAACAATGAGTCGGATGAGCGAGGAAAAACATCCGCGGTCAGCTCTAGTTCATCCAAGCCGAGCGAAACGTACGACAGGAAAAAGGTAAACAGTAGCACCGAAGACGGTGGTAACAGCAATGCTGCTAGTACGCGAACCCTGAAACGGTTGTCGGATGGAAATACGGGGAATGCTTCAGCTGCCTCCAGCACTAGCGGCGATGTTTGCAAACCAGATGATCGTAATCAAGCAGCAGCGGGCGGTAGCAATGGAGTGCCAGGCTCCCAAAAATGTGGCATATGTCTCGAGGAAAAGAATCCGTTAAATTACATCCTGCCGATGGATGGTAACACTAAGGCATTCTGTTCGGAGTCGTGCATTATGGAGTTTCGGAAGAGTGGCCAGCGGACGTGCATACAGTGCGACAACGTTGTGCGGGCCAATGCTCCAAACCCGAACTTTTGTTCTACCTTCTGCTTGAAAAAGTATCAGAAGAAAAGATCACCCAGCCTAATGAATCCGTTTGACGATCTGAGGACAAACAgtagcaacaacaataataacacaAACAGCCacaatcacaacaacaacaacagccccAACAGTAACGGCAGCAATGGCAGTTCGAATGGTAGCCGTCGAAGTCAAGGAGGAGGCAATATATCACCTGGGCGTACAGCCACACAACAGACGACCCGCATTAGCCCCGTCACAACAACGCAGACCGGTGCTTTTCAGTACGAAAGCTTTCACGTGTTCGACTGGTCGGAGTATCTGCGTGAATCGGGCAGCGTACCGGCACCGGCGGAATGTTTCAAACAGGCGTTAGCTCCACCGAAGAATGAGTTCAAAATCGGCATGAAGCTGGAAGCGCTCGATCCGCGCAATATCACCTCGACCTGCATCGCGACCGTAGTCGGTGTGCTTGGTTCGCGGCTCCGTTTACGACTGGACGGGGGTGATAATAAGAACGATTTTTGGCGATTGGTCGACTCGAACGAAATCCATCCGATCGGGCACTGTGAAAAGTCGGGCGAGATGTTAAAACCCCCGCTCGGGTTCCGGCTGAATGCCAGCAGTTGGCCGACGTTCCTGTCGAAAACGTTAAACGGTGCCGTGATGGCACCGGAATACATATTCGTACCGGAACCACCGACCCCGAAATGTAATCTATTTCAGGTCGGTCAAAAGCTGGAAGCGGTGGACAAAAAGAATCCGCAGCTGATCTGTTGCGCTACCGTTAATGAGGTAAAGGAGGATCAAATTCACGTGACGTTCGATGGGTGGCGAGGTGCGTTCGATTACTGGTGTCGGTACGATTCGCGCGACATCTTTCCGGTCGGTTGGTGTGCTACGAGCTGCCATCCGATGCAACCGCCCGGTCAGAAGAATAAGCTAGACGGGAGCGGCCATCGATCGAAAACTGGTCGATCCTCGTTCGCGATGGTATCCGAATCGTCGCCCGATACGATGCAACCTGCCACGCTTGTAACGGCCCACTTTCACAGCCGGTGTAGAGGTGGACCACACATTAACAGCTCAAAGCTACCGTCGATGGTTACCGCGCCGAACCACCAGACGCTGGCCAAACTTTGTTTGCAGGAAGTGCTGGCGGCTTCTCACGATCATTCGCTACTGTCACCGCTACTGTTCGGGCTCGATGGAGATGTGCATATCGTGACGGCGGCCGGTAAAAATTTTACCGTCAAAATACCGGCCTACATCAAACAGAAGGCAAACGCGGGCGTTTCGGAGTTTTTGGAGATGCTCTGCTCTGCGTGCCAGGCCTGCCCGAAGCTTATCACGCTCGAACCGGGTCCGGAGCAGTGTGAAGACTGTATGGTCCATTCATCCCCCCTGAAGCGAACGATCAAAACGGAACCGCGTGCAACGGCGGCCGCTAGTCCACCACCGACGGCCGCATCCTCACCGAAAGCATCCGCCACGGGTAGGACAAGCGCTGGTGGGCATGAGCTGCGATCAGCGAAAGAATCTACCAAGGATAAGGAGTCACATTTGCGGAGTCCTTCGCCGAAACGTCGTGCGGTAACGAGCAGCAGTGAACAGAAGGGAACCGATCGGAATGCTCAGGAGGAATCGAAAACTCCCACCAGCACATCGTCGCTGCCCACCAAGAAGGAACGCATTGAGCCAAGCTCATCGGTCACAACCACAACAGTGAACGCGAAACTAGCGTCTAAAACGAGCGCGGGCCATAGATCTACTAAAACGGATACGTCCG GAGCAAATCAAACACTTTCATCTAGCTCATCAACGGTTACGACAGTGGCCACATCGTCCACAACGAATCAGCACAAATCGTCTACCGCAGCGACACCGGTCAGTCAGCCTACATCTTCGGCCACGGTGTCGACGACAAGTGGCAGTAGCAAACCTATCACCACAACCGGAACGATAGCCATCAAGATGGAAGTGCAAACAGGTAACGTGGCTGCTGTTGGGGCGGCACAAGCGACCGCCGCCGTTGCAGCCACATCCGCCGTAACGGTTCCAGCGGCGGCTGCCGCCGTACCGTATCATCCAGCACCGATCGTTACGCCGCTGATGCCGGGAGTTTGCGCGATCGGACCGGCCGTTGCAATGACTTCCGTGCCGGGTTCACTAATACCCGTAGTGGCAGCAACGTCATCGAATCCATATCAAACGATGACAAATGCTGCCCCCGCTGGACCGCAAGCTTGTGCGAATACGGGTGGTGTTGGTAATTACTTCAGCACCACACCTTCCGGCATGATGCCTTTAGTGCCATCCATTAGTCCTGCAATATCACAGATGCCCCGCGGTCAGACGACCGACTGGACGATTGAGGATGTGATACAGTTTATCGCTGTACAGGATCCATCGCTCGCTATCCATGCGGACCTATTTCGGAAGCAT gaAATTGACGGCAAggcactgttgctgctgaacaGTGATATGATGATGAAATATATGGGGCTGAAGCTGGGACCGGCACTAAAAATCATCAATCTGGTCAGTCGTGTTAAGGGACGGCGTCACAACCTGTGCTAA
- the LOC125765378 gene encoding SLIT and NTRK-like protein 4 has translation MMAELRRIHTLLVPLLIALLATLTVADDCGRDFQGKCSCGFQMYNYRTQYVVNCTNTGFRDTVVLERLPLQTEVVIFNGNYVKELPWNVFGALNDLANLTIVDMSNNHIHEIRGKSYHHVPNVRRLILNHNNLSISRYDDEEFNHHHPRVFSNFINLQELHLTNAFADNTSAELSADLHDIFVNSNLTKLVKLHLEQNEIVQFNDRRVFCDLPSLLDLHLGDNLLTELNFNLSCMPRLRFLDLERNRFETVRARDLSLLDAVQAQPGRTTPLTVDFTYNPFVCDCGLYPLFDWLDRTNVTVRNRDGLVCLRNRQVREPIRTLNVGRCRKQVASSGGGGGAGAATGHTTTLVFVLVCLSCVLVALVGGLLYVSKDKLRGVLTPVVDSISKKVHYTTIKDEEAPEQYV, from the exons ATG ATGGCAGAACTCCGAAGGATACACACCCTGCTTGTGCCGCTGCTGATAGCTCTCCTTGCTACGCTTACCGTAGCGGATGACTGTGGACGTGATTTCCAGGGCAAATGTAGCTGTGGCTTTCAGATGTACAACTACCGCACACAGTACGTCGTGAACTGTACCAACACCGGTTTCCGTGATACGGTCGTACTGGAGCGACTTCCGCTACAAACCGAAGTCGTCATCTTCAATGGGAACTACGTCAAGGAGTTGCCGTGGAACGTGTTCGGTGCATTGAACGATCTTGCCAATCTGACAATCGTCGACATGAGCAACAACCACATACACGAGATCCGGGGCAAATCGTACCATCACGTGCCGAATGTGCGCCGCTTGATACTGAACCACAACAATCTTAGCATCTCGCGGTACGACGATGAAGAGTTTAACCATCACCATCCGCGTGTATTTTCAAACTTCATCAACCTGCAGGAACTGCATCTGACGAATGCGTTTGCGGACAACACGTCGGCTGAGCTGTCGGCCGATCTGCATGATATCTTCGTCAACAGTAACCTTACCAAGCTGGTGAAGCTACATCTGGAACAGAACGAAATTGTGCAGTTTAATGATAGGcgtgtgttttgtgatttACCATCGCTGCTTGATTTGCATCTCGGTGATAATCTGCTGACCGAGCTAAACTTCAACCTGAGCTGTATGCCCCGGTTACGTTTTCTCGATCTTGAGCGTAACCGTTTCGAGACGGTACGGGCGCGAGATCTCAGCCTGCTCGATGCGGTACAGGCACAGCCAGGACGGACCACTCCACTCACGGTAGACTTTACGTACAATCCGTTCGTGTGCGATTGCGGTCTCTATCCGCTGTTCGATTGGCTCGATCGAACGAACGTTACCGTGCGCAATCGGGACGGTTTGGTGTGCTTGAGGAATCGGCAGGTACGCGAACCGATCCGTACACTGAACGTGGGACGCTGCCGGAAACAGGTGGCATcatctggtggtggtggtggtgctggtgccGCAACCGGACACACTACCACGCTCGTCTTTGTGCTCGTATGCTTAAGTTGCGTGCTGGTGGCGCTCGTCGGTGGACTGCTGTACGTTAGCAAGGATAAGTTGCGCGGCGTATTGACACCCGTGGTCGATTCCATCTCGAAGAAGGTACACTACACCACGATCAAGGATGAGGAAGCGCCGGAGCAGTATGTGTGA